One Spiroplasma endosymbiont of Dioctria linearis DNA segment encodes these proteins:
- a CDS encoding MurR/RpiR family transcriptional regulator, protein MKIIESKDKKLNSTESSILNLVNNDPDFFCSNSIQEVSRKSNVSPSTMTRVCQKLGFKSFKAIQMFVYEKSRMQGSYYKLGEDNTIEEIIHNVRGAAVYTINETLNSIDNEEIELVSKKIYSSKRVMIFGIEQQQISASSFVLNLSRINIMAQAVSNIHNYVQRAIFFDENDFVIFITRTGWTKEIIESIKWTYNKNIPILILTSDKEITFKQLGKDLDVNQIHIIETQTISNDKIKYPSISSVPGEMIIFDLIINIIVSKNEEYRDKFKKTAEISLNWNFEGKL, encoded by the coding sequence ATGAAAATAATTGAGTCAAAAGACAAAAAGTTAAACTCAACAGAAAGCTCAATATTAAATTTGGTTAATAATGACCCAGATTTTTTTTGTAGTAACTCAATACAAGAGGTTTCAAGAAAGAGTAACGTAAGTCCTTCAACTATGACAAGAGTATGTCAGAAACTAGGATTTAAATCGTTTAAAGCAATACAAATGTTTGTTTATGAAAAGTCAAGAATGCAGGGAAGTTATTATAAATTAGGAGAGGACAATACAATTGAAGAAATTATTCATAATGTAAGAGGGGCCGCCGTTTATACAATTAATGAAACTTTAAACAGTATTGATAATGAAGAAATTGAATTGGTTTCTAAAAAAATTTACTCTTCAAAAAGAGTAATGATTTTTGGAATAGAACAACAGCAAATAAGTGCAAGTTCTTTTGTATTAAATTTATCAAGAATTAATATAATGGCACAAGCTGTTTCAAATATTCACAATTATGTTCAAAGAGCAATCTTTTTTGATGAAAATGATTTTGTAATTTTTATTACAAGAACAGGATGAACCAAAGAAATTATTGAATCAATCAAGTGAACTTATAATAAAAATATTCCAATTTTAATTCTAACTTCTGACAAGGAAATAACATTTAAACAATTGGGAAAAGATCTAGATGTTAATCAAATCCACATAATAGAAACACAAACAATTAGTAATGATAAAATAAAATATCCTTCAATTTCATCTGTTCCAGGAGAAATGATTATCTTTGATTTAATTATTAATATAATTGTTAGCAAAAATGAAGAATATCGTGACAAATTTAAAAAAACAGCAGAGATATCATTAAATTGAAATTTTGAGGGAAAATTATAA
- the ileS gene encoding isoleucine--tRNA ligase, with protein sequence MEKNYKDTLLINQTSFDMKADLKIKEPNIQEKWDSQKIYKKKIEANKQKPSFVLHDGPPYANGNIHVGHALNKILKDIIVRWKNQSGYCSPYIMGWDTHGLPIETAVTKTGVDRKTLKPVEFRNLCKQYALTQVKNQSEQFSRLGIFTDYEQKYITLTDDFELSELRLFAKMVEKKLIYRDLKPIYWSPSSESALAEAEIEYAEVKSPTIFVSCKIVDNEKFKDTNLVIWTTTPWTIPSNQLIAVGEELEYVWVKPENDQRKFIIAKDLINSVSEQIGWENVKVLDTFMGSQLININYQHPWYENKMGFTVLGHHVTSEAGTGLVHIAGGFGEDDFEIVSKNNIKAFAPIDNQGKFDVTINDSRLEGVFYEDANKIIGTTLQEKNLLLKLKFVKHSYPHDWRTKKPVIYRATHQWFVSLESVKKDIDKVIVKDVQTNPEWSKERLRNIIKDRNDWTISRQRLWGVPIIAFFDKNKQPQLNKEIVDYAIDIIAQNGTNAWFDLPADTFLPEKFKGLGWEKETDILDVWFDSGSSNLAMEQNFGLKRPFDIYLEGNDQYRGWFNSSMINSVIYDGKPAYKQLITHGMTNDEKGKKMSKSIGNTIDPLEIANDLGADILRLWVFSTDFTDDQRIGKDILKQVSESYRKIRNTIRFILSNLVDFDPKKDYQKELEEVDKFALNNLTVTKNKFFNAMENYAFNSGFKLINNYVTNDLSSFYLDFIKDIIYVEAANSKRRRQVQTVIYEQLWALLDMLKPVLIHTVEEAYQSIEKIKKEESIHLLDLKEQKFLQEKDFVSKWNKVLELRDVVNEALEKARNEKIIKKGFEAVINIEINKEFSFFKEIKDLNQILIVNSINFLQLKDKINSKLANVSVELKQGLKCQRCWAIFDELKEDICQRCFNVIN encoded by the coding sequence ATGGAAAAAAATTATAAAGATACATTACTTATTAATCAAACAAGTTTTGATATGAAAGCAGATTTAAAAATTAAAGAACCAAATATTCAAGAAAAATGAGATAGTCAAAAAATTTATAAGAAGAAAATAGAGGCTAATAAACAAAAGCCTAGCTTTGTTTTACATGATGGTCCTCCATATGCTAATGGAAATATTCACGTTGGACATGCTTTAAATAAAATATTAAAAGATATTATAGTAAGATGAAAAAATCAATCTGGTTATTGCTCACCTTATATTATGGGTTGAGATACACATGGTCTTCCAATTGAAACTGCAGTTACAAAAACTGGAGTTGATAGAAAAACTTTAAAACCTGTAGAATTTAGAAATCTTTGTAAACAATATGCTTTAACTCAAGTAAAAAACCAATCTGAACAGTTTAGTAGATTAGGAATTTTTACAGACTATGAACAAAAATATATTACATTAACTGATGATTTTGAGTTAAGTGAACTTAGATTATTTGCAAAAATGGTTGAAAAAAAATTAATATATAGAGATTTAAAACCAATCTATTGATCTCCTTCAAGCGAGTCTGCATTAGCAGAAGCTGAAATTGAATATGCTGAAGTAAAATCACCAACAATCTTTGTATCTTGTAAAATAGTAGATAATGAAAAATTTAAAGATACAAATTTAGTGATATGAACAACTACTCCTTGAACAATTCCTTCAAATCAATTAATTGCAGTTGGAGAAGAGTTGGAGTATGTATGAGTTAAACCAGAAAATGATCAAAGAAAATTTATTATAGCAAAAGATTTAATTAATTCAGTATCAGAACAAATTGGATGAGAGAATGTAAAAGTTTTAGATACTTTTATGGGTTCACAATTAATTAACATTAATTATCAACATCCATGATATGAAAATAAAATGGGATTTACAGTTTTAGGTCATCATGTTACAAGTGAAGCTGGAACAGGACTTGTTCATATTGCTGGAGGTTTTGGAGAAGATGACTTTGAAATTGTTAGCAAAAATAATATTAAAGCTTTTGCTCCAATTGATAATCAAGGTAAATTTGATGTAACAATAAATGATTCAAGACTAGAAGGAGTTTTTTATGAGGATGCAAATAAAATAATTGGTACAACTTTACAAGAAAAGAATCTATTATTAAAACTTAAGTTTGTAAAGCATTCATATCCTCATGATTGAAGAACTAAAAAACCAGTAATTTATCGTGCAACACATCAATGATTTGTTAGTTTAGAAAGTGTAAAAAAAGATATTGATAAAGTTATTGTTAAAGATGTACAAACAAATCCAGAGTGGTCAAAAGAAAGATTAAGAAATATTATTAAAGATAGAAATGATTGAACAATCTCTCGTCAAAGACTTTGAGGAGTACCAATAATTGCATTTTTTGATAAAAATAAGCAACCTCAACTAAATAAAGAAATTGTTGATTATGCAATAGATATTATTGCCCAAAATGGTACTAATGCTTGATTTGATTTACCAGCTGATACTTTTTTACCTGAAAAATTTAAAGGTCTAGGTTGAGAAAAGGAAACTGATATTCTAGACGTTTGATTTGATTCAGGAAGTTCTAATTTAGCAATGGAACAAAATTTTGGTTTAAAAAGACCTTTTGATATTTATTTAGAGGGAAATGATCAATATCGAGGTTGATTTAACTCTTCAATGATTAACTCTGTTATTTATGATGGTAAACCTGCTTATAAACAATTAATTACTCATGGAATGACAAATGATGAAAAAGGTAAAAAAATGTCAAAATCAATTGGTAATACAATTGACCCGTTAGAAATAGCCAATGATTTAGGAGCAGATATTTTAAGACTTTGAGTATTCTCAACAGATTTCACAGATGATCAAAGAATTGGAAAAGACATTTTAAAACAAGTATCTGAATCATATAGAAAAATTAGAAACACAATTAGATTTATTTTATCCAATTTAGTTGATTTTGACCCTAAAAAAGATTATCAAAAAGAATTGGAAGAAGTTGATAAATTTGCTTTAAATAATTTAACTGTTACAAAAAACAAGTTTTTTAATGCAATGGAAAATTATGCTTTTAATAGTGGTTTTAAATTAATTAATAACTATGTTACTAATGATTTATCTTCTTTTTATTTAGATTTTATTAAAGATATTATTTATGTAGAAGCTGCTAATTCAAAAAGAAGAAGGCAAGTTCAAACTGTAATTTATGAACAACTTTGAGCCTTACTTGATATGTTAAAACCAGTCTTAATTCATACAGTTGAAGAGGCATATCAAAGTATTGAAAAAATTAAAAAGGAAGAATCAATTCATTTATTAGATTTAAAAGAACAAAAATTCTTACAAGAAAAAGATTTTGTTTCTAAATGAAATAAAGTCTTAGAATTGCGTGATGTTGTTAATGAAGCTTTAGAAAAAGCAAGAAATGAAAAAATAATAAAAAAAGGTTTTGAAGCAGTTATTAATATAGAAATTAATAAGGAATTTAGTTTCTTTAAAGAAATTAAAGATTTAAATCAAATTTTAATAGTTAATTCAATAAATTTTTTACAGTTAAAAGACAAAATTAACTCTAAGCTAGCAAATGTTAGTGTAGAATTAAAACAAGGGTTAAAATGTCAAAGATGCTGAGCAATTTTTGATGAATTAAAAGAAGATATTTGTCAAAGATGTTTTAACGTAATAAATTAA
- a CDS encoding signal peptidase II: MKDFLFNIKSGLKSHNYIFKFKLIWCIPLIAVLIGFDWISKAIVVNTMKYEGNDATFIPGFISFNYIINPGAAYGMNADNKGLAITIATLVTLLLITVFIFLKNKYWLIPINLMVAGSVANLLGRAWAPISKDGISGGVVDFLKFEFWNSNFIFNLADAWVSIAVAIIFIIFIVYIVIEISEFNMKKKSLEKYEFYCDIKHRKMLLFESYWSKIITKNQEKFSYKDYLSKNKQLEKEWKEYKNKE; the protein is encoded by the coding sequence ATGAAGGATTTTCTATTTAATATTAAGTCAGGGTTAAAAAGTCATAATTATATTTTTAAATTTAAATTAATTTGATGTATACCTTTAATAGCAGTTTTAATAGGATTTGATTGAATTAGTAAAGCTATTGTTGTTAATACAATGAAATATGAAGGCAATGATGCAACATTTATTCCAGGATTTATTAGTTTTAATTATATAATAAATCCTGGTGCAGCATATGGAATGAATGCTGATAATAAGGGATTGGCTATTACAATCGCAACACTTGTTACATTACTTTTAATTACTGTCTTTATTTTTTTAAAAAACAAATATTGACTAATACCAATTAATTTAATGGTAGCTGGAAGTGTAGCTAATTTATTAGGTAGAGCTTGAGCTCCAATTTCAAAAGATGGAATAAGTGGTGGAGTTGTTGACTTTTTAAAATTTGAATTTTGAAACTCAAATTTTATATTTAATTTAGCTGATGCTTGAGTATCAATTGCAGTAGCTATAATCTTTATAATTTTTATAGTATATATAGTTATAGAAATTAGTGAGTTTAATATGAAGAAAAAAAGTCTTGAAAAATATGAATTTTATTGTGATATTAAACATAGAAAAATGCTTTTATTTGAAAGCTATTGATCTAAAATAATTACTAAAAATCAAGAAAAATTCTCATATAAAGATTATTTATCAAAAAATAAACAATTAGAAAAAGAATGAAAAGAATATAAAAACAAGGAGTAG
- a CDS encoding RluA family pseudouridine synthase — MNQFEIKLEHDAGRLDKFLTEYLKEEYDFSRSYVQKLIEAKDVLVNDQEVSVKHNLLAADIIKMNIKEPTEMEAKPEDIDFEIVYQDKDLLIVNKPNGLVVHPAAGNPTGTLVNGLLYKIKDLSSIGGVLRPGIVHRLDKMTTGLLIVAKNDKTHRSLTKMLANNEIHKEYIALVHGVVEPNAGKINAPIGRHKGDRKKMTTTDINSKHAVTNFSVLERYKNNSKISCVIETGRTHQIRVHLAYIKHPVVGDPLYAFKEDMKEEFGQYLHAYRLAFNHPITNEKIDLISDLPKEFNDKINMFKE, encoded by the coding sequence ATGAATCAATTTGAAATTAAATTAGAACATGATGCAGGAAGATTAGATAAGTTTTTAACTGAATATTTAAAAGAAGAATATGATTTTTCAAGAAGTTACGTTCAAAAATTAATTGAAGCAAAAGATGTTCTTGTAAATGACCAAGAGGTAAGTGTTAAACATAATCTATTAGCAGCTGATATTATAAAAATGAATATTAAAGAACCAACAGAAATGGAAGCAAAACCAGAAGATATTGATTTTGAAATAGTTTATCAAGATAAGGATTTATTAATAGTAAATAAGCCTAATGGTCTTGTTGTTCATCCAGCCGCAGGTAATCCAACTGGGACACTGGTAAATGGCTTATTATATAAAATAAAGGATTTGTCTTCAATTGGGGGAGTACTAAGACCTGGAATTGTCCATCGATTAGATAAAATGACAACTGGTTTGTTAATTGTTGCTAAGAATGATAAAACACATAGAAGTCTTACAAAAATGTTAGCAAATAATGAAATTCACAAAGAATATATTGCTTTAGTTCATGGTGTAGTTGAACCTAATGCAGGTAAAATAAATGCTCCAATTGGTCGTCATAAAGGTGATCGTAAAAAAATGACTACAACAGATATTAACTCAAAACATGCAGTTACTAACTTTAGTGTTTTAGAACGTTATAAAAATAACTCAAAAATAAGTTGTGTAATTGAAACTGGAAGAACACATCAAATTAGGGTTCATTTAGCTTATATTAAGCATCCAGTGGTTGGAGACCCTTTATATGCTTTCAAAGAGGATATGAAAGAAGAATTTGGTCAATATTTACATGCCTATAGATTGGCATTTAATCACCCAATAACTAATGAAAAAATAGATTTAATAAGTGATTTACCAAAAGAATTTAATGATAAAATCAATATGTTTAAAGAATAG
- a CDS encoding dCMP deaminase family protein — translation MKKRRDYIDWDTYFLAMVQLNAMRSKDPTTQVGCVIVNDLKQVVSTGYNGLPRGLNDDNYPWERDGKLEETKYPYIVHAELNAILSSKESVRGCEMYTSLFPCNECTKSIIQSGIKKITYSSDKYEDKIENKIAKKMLKEAKVECTYKREVKIVLS, via the coding sequence ATGAAAAAAAGAAGAGATTATATTGATTGAGATACTTATTTTTTAGCAATGGTACAATTAAATGCAATGAGAAGTAAGGACCCAACTACACAAGTGGGGTGTGTTATAGTTAATGATTTAAAGCAAGTTGTTTCAACTGGCTATAATGGATTGCCAAGAGGTCTTAACGATGATAATTATCCATGAGAAAGAGATGGAAAGCTTGAAGAAACTAAATATCCTTATATAGTTCATGCTGAATTAAATGCAATTTTATCTTCAAAAGAATCTGTAAGAGGATGTGAAATGTATACTAGTTTATTTCCTTGTAATGAATGTACAAAAAGCATTATTCAATCAGGTATTAAAAAAATCACTTATTCTTCTGATAAATATGAAGATAAAATAGAAAATAAAATTGCTAAAAAAATGTTAAAGGAAGCCAAAGTTGAATGTACTTATAAAAGGGAAGTAAAAATAGTTTTAAGTTAA
- the rnhC gene encoding ribonuclease HIII, which translates to MKSLSFKNVDEKIINKIITENKNFITPSNNLNIRFLLKINGLVISIYNTNTLLIQGNKALEFSLKYNLKQVQPSKNISKSFELPNIGCDEVGVGDFFGPLVTCCAYVEKDFKKKYPDLLVEITDSKKITDSNIYSLFKKITDKVIWEVYILENQKYNQAYDFYKNTHILKAICHNQALKRLLRNNDNLKTIPIIMDQFASEKNYYNYLSDQAIIIEDIHFETKAESKYISVACASIIARYHFLESIRNLEEKYKVKLPLGASNTVKEFVNKYKVEMKDEVEKFTKMHFNSKK; encoded by the coding sequence ATGAAAAGTTTAAGTTTTAAAAATGTAGACGAGAAAATAATTAATAAAATTATTACAGAAAATAAGAATTTTATAACTCCTTCAAATAACCTAAATATAAGGTTTTTATTAAAAATTAATGGTCTTGTTATAAGTATTTATAATACAAATACCCTATTAATTCAAGGAAATAAGGCCTTAGAATTTAGCTTAAAATATAATTTAAAACAAGTACAACCCTCTAAAAATATAAGTAAATCATTTGAATTACCAAATATTGGTTGTGACGAAGTTGGAGTTGGTGATTTTTTTGGTCCCTTAGTAACTTGTTGTGCTTATGTGGAAAAGGACTTTAAGAAAAAATATCCTGATTTATTAGTTGAAATAACAGATTCAAAAAAAATAACAGATTCAAATATATATTCTCTTTTTAAGAAGATAACAGATAAAGTTATTTGGGAAGTATATATTTTAGAGAATCAAAAATATAATCAAGCTTATGATTTTTATAAAAACACTCATATTTTAAAGGCTATTTGTCATAATCAAGCATTAAAAAGATTACTTAGAAATAATGATAATTTAAAAACAATACCAATAATTATGGATCAATTTGCCAGTGAAAAAAATTATTATAATTATTTGTCTGATCAAGCAATTATAATAGAAGATATTCATTTTGAAACAAAAGCAGAATCTAAATACATATCTGTTGCTTGTGCAAGTATTATTGCTCGATATCATTTTTTAGAAAGCATAAGAAATTTAGAAGAAAAATATAAAGTGAAACTACCTTTAGGAGCTAGTAATACAGTAAAAGAGTTTGTTAATAAATATAAAGTTGAAATGAAAGACGAAGTCGAAAAGTTTACTAAAATGCATTTTAACAGTAAAAAGTAA